Below is a genomic region from Spartinivicinus marinus.
TATTTTCGGAGTTCAATTTCATCCAGAAAAGAGCTCAAAAAATGGACTTAATATATTAACTAATTTTTTGGAGATAAAATAAGTTGTGCTAAAAGTTCGTATTATGCCAACTTTGTTATGGAAAGACTTTGGTTTAGTTAAAGGAATTTCTTTTGACTCAAACAGAAGAGTTGGGGCATTGCTTCCTTCAATAAAAGTGTATTCAGTAAGAGATGTAGATGAATTAATTCTTTTAGATATTACTGCAACAGAACAAAATCGATTAGCTGATGTAGAAACTATTAAAGATATTTCAAAGGAAGTATTTGTTCCTTTTACAGTTGGGGGAGGAATAAAAAAAGCAGTAGATATAAAAAATATTCTGTTAGCTGGTGCAGATAAAGTTACTATTAATACAGAAAGTTATAAAAATAATAATATAATAGAAGAAGGAGCTAAAATATTTGGCTCTCAATGTATTGTAGCAAGCATTGATTTTAAACGAGTAAATGGCAAAACTTTTTGTGTCAGTCATGCTGGTACTAAAGTTGAGCCTATTGAGGTTACACAATGGGCAAAAACTGTTGAAAATATGGGTGCTGGAGAAATACTATTAACCTCTGTTGATAAAGATGGAAGGATGGATGGTTTTGATTATGAGATTGTTGGTGAAGTTACTAGTTTAGTAAATATACCAGTCATTGCTTCTGGTGGCGCGGGTTGTGCTCAAGATATATATGAGGTGATAAAAAAGGGAGGGGCATCAGCTATTGCTGCTGCTAGCATTTTTCATTTTACAGAGCAAACACCTCAAGAAATAAAAGAGTATTTATATACTAAAGGAATAAATGTAAGAAGGTGAACGTAGTATTTCGGGCTGATGCATCCAACACAATTGGATTTGGACACATTATGAGATGTTTGACACTGGCTAGACATTTCGAAGAACTAGGGGCTAATATATATTTTTTTTGTCGAGTTATTCCCGATACCCTAACAAAAAAAATTATACAAAAAGGATATCACTTAAAGTTAATTACAACAAAATTAAGTAATAGCTACATTGATTTCTTTTCAAAAATAAAAATAAAAAATGCTAGGATGGTATCGTTTCCGTATAACGAATGGTTAGATATATCTTGGGAGCAAGATGCTAATAGTAGTATTTTATATTTAAAAGATATTGGTAAAGTTGAAATTGTTGTTGTTGATTCATATAGTATTGATTTTCGTTGGGAAGAAAGGATATCCCAGTATGTAAATTATTTGGTAGCAATTGATGATCTTGCTAATCGAAATCATTATTGTAATTTAATTATAGACCAAACATTAGGCTGTATAAAAAAAAATTATTTGAATCTAGCACCCAACACTTGTTCCTTCCTTTTAGGAAGTGATTATGTAATTTTACGATCAGAATTCTTAGATTATAGAGAAAAATCAATAAAAAGACGTAGGTCTAAAGATAATATTAGAAATATTCTAATAAATTTTGGAGGGCTTGACCCTGACTTTATTACAATAAAAATACTAGAACTCCTGGGTAAAATTGAAGATACAACGATAAAGAGTATAGATATAGTTATAGGTCGAGGTTCAAAATCTTATAAAAAAGTTAAACAACTAAGTAAATCGCTTCCTTATAATATAAATATATATTCTGATATAGGTAATATGGCTGAAATTATGTCAAATGCCGACTTAGCAATAGGAGGAGTAGGTAGTTCTGCATGGGAGCGCTGTTGTTTAGGTATACCATCAATACTAGTAGTTTGTGCTGAAAATCAATTAATGAATGCTAAAAAATTGGTTTCTATAGAAGCTGCTGATATTTTATCATATTCTACAGAAATATCTGATTTTCATAAAGATGAATTGTATAAACTTATAAGCGACGTATCAAAATTGAAACAAAATGGCCTAATTGCATCTAAACTATGTGATGGAAGTGGGGTAGATAGAATAATAAATTTTTTACTACCTAGAAAGTCGAAAGATAATACATATGTTAATATACGGCCAGTCACAATAAAGGATAAAGAGCTAGTTTATAGTTGGCAAATTTTACCAAGTACAAGAAAATATTCTCGTAATCCAGATATACCAGACTATGAAGAACATTCTGTTTGGTTTGAAAAAAAGCTAAAAGATATTAATAATTATTTTTACATTATTTTACATAAAGAAATACCTTCAGGTGTAGTTAGGCTAGATCTCATTGAAAGGGCTAAGTTTTCAAATATTGATATAAGAAATCAATTATATGAGATATCTGTTTATGTTAGTGATGATCAATATGGTAAAGGATTAGCTAGTATTGCAGTTTCTAAGATTGAAAGCTTAATACCAAAATCAACTATTATGGCCTATGTATCAAAACAAAACAGTTCTTCTCAAAAGTTATTTGAAAAAGTAGGATATAAAAAAATTCAAGAATCAACATATATAAAATATACGATATAATAAATATATTATGCTAAATAAACATCCATGTATTTGTATTAATAATAGAAAAATAGGAAGAGACTACTTACCTTATATAATTGCAGAGTTGTCTGCAAATCATAATGGTAAAATTGAAAATGCATTTAAAATAATCGATGCGGCTAAATACGCTGGAGCTGATGCAGTAAAACTTCAAAGTTACACAGCCGATACTATTACTTTGAATTGTAATTCAGAAGATTTTATTATTAAAGGTGGGTTATGGGCAGGTCAGAGCCTGTATGAGCTATATCAGTCAGCTCATATGCCGTGGGAGTGGCATAAACCTTTGTTTGAATATGCCAGTGAATTAGGTCTTACGATATTTAGCTCACCATTTGATTATAGTGCAGTTGATCTCCTAGAAAATTTAAATACTCCTGCATATAAAATAGCTTCCTTTGAAATAGTAGATTTACCATTAATCAGATATGTTGCTAACACAGGCAAGCCAATGATAATTTCAACAGGAATGGCAAATATCCAAGAGATAGAAGAGGCAATAAATGCTGCAAAAGAAGGTGGATGTGAAGAGCTCGCTATATTACACTGTGTTAGTGGTTATCCTGCACCTGCAAGTGACTACAACTTGACAGTTATTTCTGATTTAATTAGTCGATTTGAATTAGTTACAGGATTGTCTGATCATACGACTGCTAATGTTACTGCAATAGCTAGTATTGCTATGGGGGGGGCAATGATTGAAAAACATGTAACGCTAAATCGAAATAATGGTGGACCTGATGATAGTTTTTCAATAGAACCTGATGAGTTAGAAAGCTTATGTAGTGACACTAAGGTTGCTTGGCAGTCAATAGGAAAAGTTGATTACGGGAGAAAATCTAGCGAAATAGAAAATATGAAGTATCGACGCTCCCTTTATTTTGTGAAAGACCTTAAAGCTGGTGATGTAATTACTTCTGATGCTGTACGTAGTATAAGGCCTGGTTATGGAATGTCACCAGAAAAAATTGATTCATTACAAGGTAAATATGTTAAGAAAGATATTAAAAAAGGAACTGCTGTTTGTGAAGAAGATCTAAAATGAAAGTGGTATATTTTGATTATTGGACAGTTGGTATCCATAACTTTTTAACAATTGATGAAAAGTTAAAAAAAAATGGATGTGAAAC
It encodes:
- the hisF gene encoding imidazole glycerol phosphate synthase subunit HisF, with the translated sequence MLKVRIMPTLLWKDFGLVKGISFDSNRRVGALLPSIKVYSVRDVDELILLDITATEQNRLADVETIKDISKEVFVPFTVGGGIKKAVDIKNILLAGADKVTINTESYKNNNIIEEGAKIFGSQCIVASIDFKRVNGKTFCVSHAGTKVEPIEVTQWAKTVENMGAGEILLTSVDKDGRMDGFDYEIVGEVTSLVNIPVIASGGAGCAQDIYEVIKKGGASAIAAASIFHFTEQTPQEIKEYLYTKGINVRR
- the pseG gene encoding UDP-2,4-diacetamido-2,4,6-trideoxy-beta-L-altropyranose hydrolase, with protein sequence MNVVFRADASNTIGFGHIMRCLTLARHFEELGANIYFFCRVIPDTLTKKIIQKGYHLKLITTKLSNSYIDFFSKIKIKNARMVSFPYNEWLDISWEQDANSSILYLKDIGKVEIVVVDSYSIDFRWEERISQYVNYLVAIDDLANRNHYCNLIIDQTLGCIKKNYLNLAPNTCSFLLGSDYVILRSEFLDYREKSIKRRRSKDNIRNILINFGGLDPDFITIKILELLGKIEDTTIKSIDIVIGRGSKSYKKVKQLSKSLPYNINIYSDIGNMAEIMSNADLAIGGVGSSAWERCCLGIPSILVVCAENQLMNAKKLVSIEAADILSYSTEISDFHKDELYKLISDVSKLKQNGLIASKLCDGSGVDRIINFLLPRKSKDNTYVNIRPVTIKDKELVYSWQILPSTRKYSRNPDIPDYEEHSVWFEKKLKDINNYFYIILHKEIPSGVVRLDLIERAKFSNIDIRNQLYEISVYVSDDQYGKGLASIAVSKIESLIPKSTIMAYVSKQNSSSQKLFEKVGYKKIQESTYIKYTI
- the pseI gene encoding pseudaminic acid synthase gives rise to the protein MLNKHPCICINNRKIGRDYLPYIIAELSANHNGKIENAFKIIDAAKYAGADAVKLQSYTADTITLNCNSEDFIIKGGLWAGQSLYELYQSAHMPWEWHKPLFEYASELGLTIFSSPFDYSAVDLLENLNTPAYKIASFEIVDLPLIRYVANTGKPMIISTGMANIQEIEEAINAAKEGGCEELAILHCVSGYPAPASDYNLTVISDLISRFELVTGLSDHTTANVTAIASIAMGGAMIEKHVTLNRNNGGPDDSFSIEPDELESLCSDTKVAWQSIGKVDYGRKSSEIENMKYRRSLYFVKDLKAGDVITSDAVRSIRPGYGMSPEKIDSLQGKYVKKDIKKGTAVCEEDLK